In the Streptomyces sp. BHT-5-2 genome, one interval contains:
- a CDS encoding TetR/AcrR family transcriptional regulator — translation MADEGERGAQPSLRERKKRLTRERISGVATRLFVERGFDDVTVAEVARAAEVSTMTVFNYFPRKEDLFLDRIPEAVELLVGAVRERGADETPLAALRRLALDLLAERHPLGGLGEGFEYFFRTVLEAPSLRARAREAVEEVEGALAGALAEAAGGDPARPDRGARLAAALIIAGWRTCYVEAAARQLAGDPADEVAVDHEAVIRHTFEALERALPDGGPVPGRPRGAGRRTA, via the coding sequence ATGGCGGACGAGGGGGAGCGGGGCGCGCAGCCGAGTCTGCGCGAGCGCAAGAAGCGGCTCACCCGGGAACGGATCTCCGGCGTCGCCACCCGGCTCTTCGTCGAGCGCGGCTTCGACGACGTCACCGTCGCCGAGGTGGCCCGCGCCGCCGAGGTCTCCACGATGACGGTCTTCAACTACTTCCCGCGCAAGGAGGACCTCTTCCTCGACCGGATCCCGGAGGCCGTCGAGCTGCTCGTCGGCGCGGTACGGGAGCGCGGCGCGGACGAGACGCCGCTGGCCGCGCTGCGCCGGCTCGCGCTGGACCTGCTCGCCGAGCGCCATCCGCTGGGCGGGCTGGGGGAGGGGTTCGAGTACTTCTTCCGCACGGTGCTGGAGGCGCCGTCGCTGCGGGCGCGGGCGCGCGAGGCGGTCGAGGAGGTCGAGGGCGCGCTGGCCGGGGCGCTGGCCGAGGCGGCCGGCGGCGACCCCGCGCGGCCCGACCGGGGCGCCCGGCTGGCCGCGGCGCTGATCATCGCGGGGTGGCGGACGTGCTACGTGGAGGCCGCCGCCCGGCAGCTGGCGGGTGACCCCGCGGACGAGGTCGCCGTTGACCATGAAGCAGTGATCCGGCACACCTTCGAGGCGCTGGAACGGGCGCTGCCGGACGGAGGCCCGGTCCCGGGGCGACCGCGGGGCGCCGGCCGTCGTACGGCGTAA
- a CDS encoding FAD-dependent monooxygenase: protein MKHDADVVVAGGGPVGLMLACELALADVSVVVLERLTEVDPTIKAGAINTPSSEALYRRGMLPGLVEVQRAAMAQFSSFMRQRQAADAGTVKAAPRFAGHFAGIMLRGDLLDESDPEFGTRGPAAEVGLVPQEALERLLAARAAELGVALRRGVSLTGLDADDQGVHVHTSEGSLRAGWLVGCDGGRSTVRRLAGFPFPGTAPEITGHQAIVEMTGADALGAGWTWTDTGTYVHGPMTGRILTVEFDGPPADRDAPITAEELQTSLRRVSGVPDVTITKVHTATRFTDNARQVPDYRRGRVLLAGDAAHVHSPFGGQGLNLGIGDAMNLGWKLAATVHGRAPEGLLDTYTAERHPIGAWVLEWTRAQVALMRPESHAQALREVIAELSGTTDATTFFVKKISGVWQRYDLPGSHPLTGRSAPDLELSDGHRLADHLHDGRGLLLDLADDPALRERAAGHQDRVRVLTVACPDRPDLAGLLVRPDGCTAWAAETPGAYEELDAALGRWFGAPAAVPA from the coding sequence ATGAAGCACGACGCAGACGTAGTGGTGGCAGGGGGCGGCCCGGTGGGGCTGATGCTCGCCTGCGAATTGGCACTGGCGGACGTTTCGGTCGTCGTCCTGGAGCGGCTGACCGAGGTGGACCCCACGATCAAGGCGGGGGCGATCAACACCCCCAGCTCGGAAGCCCTCTACCGGCGGGGCATGCTGCCCGGGCTGGTCGAGGTGCAGCGCGCCGCCATGGCGCAGTTCAGCTCGTTCATGCGGCAGCGGCAGGCGGCCGACGCCGGCACGGTCAAGGCGGCGCCGCGGTTCGCCGGGCACTTCGCGGGCATCATGCTCCGCGGCGACCTCCTGGACGAGTCGGACCCGGAGTTCGGCACCAGAGGCCCGGCCGCCGAGGTCGGGCTCGTCCCTCAGGAGGCCCTGGAGCGGCTGCTCGCGGCGCGCGCCGCCGAGCTGGGCGTGGCCCTGCGCCGCGGGGTGAGCCTGACCGGCCTGGACGCCGACGACCAGGGGGTCCACGTCCACACCTCGGAGGGCTCGCTGCGCGCCGGCTGGCTGGTGGGCTGCGACGGCGGCCGCAGCACGGTGCGCCGGCTCGCCGGCTTCCCGTTCCCCGGCACCGCTCCGGAGATCACCGGCCACCAGGCCATCGTGGAGATGACCGGTGCCGACGCGCTCGGGGCCGGCTGGACGTGGACCGACACTGGGACCTACGTCCACGGGCCGATGACCGGCCGGATCCTCACCGTGGAGTTCGACGGGCCGCCCGCGGACCGCGACGCCCCCATCACCGCCGAGGAGTTGCAGACCTCGCTGCGCCGGGTCTCCGGCGTCCCCGACGTGACGATCACCAAGGTGCACACGGCCACCCGCTTCACGGACAACGCCCGCCAGGTGCCCGACTACCGCCGGGGCCGGGTGCTGCTCGCCGGTGACGCGGCCCATGTGCACTCCCCGTTCGGCGGCCAGGGCCTCAACCTCGGTATCGGCGACGCGATGAACCTCGGCTGGAAGCTGGCCGCCACGGTGCACGGCCGGGCCCCGGAGGGACTGCTCGACACCTACACCGCCGAGCGGCACCCCATCGGTGCGTGGGTGCTGGAGTGGACCCGGGCCCAAGTGGCGCTGATGCGGCCGGAGTCGCATGCCCAGGCGCTGCGCGAGGTGATCGCCGAACTCTCCGGGACGACCGACGCCACCACCTTCTTCGTCAAGAAGATCTCCGGCGTCTGGCAGCGCTACGACCTGCCCGGCAGCCACCCGCTGACCGGCCGCAGCGCGCCCGACCTGGAACTGTCCGACGGCCACCGGCTCGCGGACCATCTGCACGACGGCCGGGGGCTGTTGCTCGACCTCGCCGACGACCCGGCCCTGCGCGAGCGCGCGGCCGGCCACCAGGACCGGGTGCGCGTGCTGACGGTGGCGTGCCCGGACCGGCCCGACCTGGCCGGCCTCCTGGTGCGCCCGGACGGCTGCACCGCCTGGGCGGCCGAAACCCCGGGCGCCTACGAGGAGTTGGACGCGGCGCTGGGCCGGTGGTTCGGGGCGCCCGCCGCGGTGCCTGCTTAG